taaaatacaatttaagcAGTATGCTTTACCTTAGCCAGGTTCCATCTTATTAGCATTTATACTTacttggaaaaaagaataaatatttggcTTTGCAAGCAAACTTATTTCATAGGGCAAGTATTATACCAGCATATATGGctcagcattaaaataataaatcctttttaattagaaaactgaagaaactgcTTCTTCACAGTCTGAAATCACATCACTACATTTTGCTCATGAGAACAAAGTTTACAGTCATAAGTTGCACATAaagggtttattttaaatgttttaaggaTAGAGTTACAtcataattataaaaattactTACAGAATTAAGTAACAGATTTAAAGTGTTTATACTTCTAAATGCAGAGAACAGGGAACTGTCTACattgttcaaaataaaataaaaataatgaaaccaAGCTCTAAAGATGAAGTCATtacctaattttaaaatgtgaacacGAAGACCTTTGAACTATACACATACCAAGAACCATCCAAATTGCACTAATGATGTAAAATACAAGAAGCACAGCATTTTCAAGGAACCAGAAACTGTTTTTACCATAATTCTTTTCCCTGAAGCAACTACTCAATTCTATCTGAAGATAAAGcctccatttttaaataattctattGAAGAAGGCTTCTACCTGTTGCAATAAAAAGGGTTTTCCCCATAGTCTACTCCAACATAGTTTAGGGTTTGGcactcaaaaaaaagaaaaatgtagtgtTTTGCTAATcaactgtgattttattttttctttaacagaataCATGGTCCCTTCAAATGCTGTATGACACATACAACTGGAAAATTACCTTCCGTTGGCACTATGCTCGTCTCACCGGTGCATTTAATCCTACTAACAACCATTAAAACAGCACAATAAGCAAATTCAcaaaaaactgaacacaaaataaaaacagaacaaaacaaaaacctaaacATTTTAACATGCAACTTTAGTTTGTTACATTGAATGTTCTAACCCTCTAAGCATGCAAAAAAGGATGGTCTGcatttaaggtttttttttttcccttttaaaaagttttacatGGCAGCCTGACgtcacacacacgcacacacacaataTACAACAATACTACAGCAGGTAAATGTGAAAGGCGAATAACTTTTATACAAAGATCCATGGCTTGTGCCATCACAAGCCCTATGTGATTTTGGAAAGTAATGTTGAACCCCTATAACAAGGAACCAACATTTAGTTACCAGGGTAACGCAAGCACTGCATGCAGATCTGAAACATGAGCCTAAAACAAAGCCCAAAGCAGATGGGCAGGGAGTGGAATTAGTCTCAAGCCTCAAAAAGGTGGTTTAAGctatccaaaaaaaaaaaaaaggaacgaggaaaaaaaagatgaaaagaaataccCACGCAACAGACAACGGGGACATCTAAAAACAACCATAAAATTTACAGTTTATAGATTATACTCTAATTGGCAGAATACGTGGTGTATTCAAGAGGCTTGCAGAAAACCCACAAATGCAAGCCTAATGCTAAAAATGTTCCAGTAGACCTAAACCtcagatatttcaaaacaaactttgTGTTCCTCAGATACATAGCCCAAAGTTCAGTGTACTAGGTTATTCATGTATCTTGTGTATAATCAATACACTCACTCATTCTTGTGCCACAAATATCAACTTGGGCTCATGGAGCCAGGCTCAGCTTTGAGATTTACATGCAGGACTCTTAAGAGTCAATAGAAAACACATAACAGATCTGCAGGATGAAAACACTGTGTTGCAAATCTGCTCACTTTGTTCAAAACACAAGGAACATTTACGACTCCGGTACTTAGTGCTTAAGGACTGCATTGAGAAGCTATTCACTGAAAGACAATAGCCTGCCTTTGGTTGCCCATGATGAAATACTGGACATAATGCAATATAGTAGCAATGGACAAAGAATTAAGGTATCATACTTATATGGACAGTATTTATTACCATTCAACAGCATAATGAGGCACAAGCCTTAAGGCTAAAATATGAAATCAGGCAAAAAAATGGACAGAAAGGGGCTTAAACCACTGAGTCTTCAATATCAAGAATATCCACAATAGAGGTCATCCGGACCTCTGATCTCTGATTAACAGCACCTCTCCTGCATCCTTCCACTAATGGCATACGGCTGGATATCAGACTATTTGTTCCTTCCATCAACAGTGTTGACTGTCTTCAcatactttatttctgtgaagcaaaaacttgcagagctctgccttAATGTAACATGACAATTTTGTTGCTGTGCTGATCGTTGTTGCAATTCTGATACTTTTAAAAGCTGCCACACTTAAAAAACCCTAGTTGTCATTTACAACTATCTTGCAAGATTAAAACCATGAAAGGATTTTGCTGTTGTGGGCTGCTATTTACATCCACAATCTAATGCAGATGACTGAACCACTGAGACTGCCTATAGCTTCCATTAGATAGTACACCACTGGCATGCAGAACTCTAGTGTTCATAGAATGAAATTCACGTTAACAGCATACCTCAAAGCAAGTACAATGTACACCACAAAAGGCAACAACAGGTTTAAGCTGTAGATTTGTCCGGACACTCCTTATGtggaaaagccagaaaaagaataaattgggAAGATGCCTTCTTGAACCAAAATGGttaaaatcaaaccaaaccaaccaaccaaaggAATGCAACAGACTGAGCAGAAGGCAACAAATGCTTCTGCTCTAAAGTAAGTCTTCAATGTAAAAGGACaacccctcccaccccccctgGTATGAGATTGTATTTACCATGTAAAATATTAACTACTGTTAGGCTTCTAAGTCCACACACAAACATTCAGGTTGCTAGGTTTTGATATTAAATGAGAGACTACTGATTGCCAATGCGTAGTCTAAAGTCTTCTGAAGTAGCATATATACTGTTAAGAGTTGTGGCACCAAGCACTTGGGTTTTGCTAAGAAGTGTGtataacaaagaaagaaaaaagtacaacATTTAGGATTGAAGGCAGCCTTGTTGCATGTATTTCACTGGTTCCTACAACTTGTAAATATGGGCCATTAATCTGCATTTTCTAATTAACTGGTTATAcagattaaatatatttttatagtttaaaGCCTTTTCACTGAAAGGTGAGTAAGTCAAACACTTGATACCCTACTGCCCTGTGACTAGTAAAAATGCACAAGTATTTCCATGTACTGCAAGTTCTTAAAAAGCTAAATTTGAAATAAAGTGTAGAAACACAGAGATTGATGTTACTTGGGTTAGGCACTCCTCAATGCTACACAAACTGTTTAAACCTTTCAGAAAAGTCACCTCTGTCCCAACCCTGAAAACAAGGACTGCCAGTAgccaagaaattaaatttaatgttACAAAAGAAGGCATATCAAAATATCAAACTACACTTGCATGTGGCAGTTGGACAAGTGAGTGCAAGGttgaagaaaaagttaaaatctatgaaaaaaTTTAGATTAATGATTACAATACTAGATCAACTTTACACAGCTTGAATTTGCagctgttctttgcttttaactCCCTCCTGCCCAAATATATTGACTTCCTTCAAGAAAAGGAGCTCTCTTACACAAAATGTGTCACGTTTGTTTATAttattcagaacaaaacagttttgctggCAGAGATTGTGGGTTCGCAGGGACATTTAAGCTTTCATTAAACTGGAAAGCAGTCAAGTCTTTGTGTCtacaaattttacatttaatagtTCCACAAATTTGGCAAAAGTTCACGATGACGTCTAGGATGTCTTCACCAAATCGTAGACATAAATATGGAAATCATCATCAAACTTGATGAAATAGACAGATGGTTTGGCTTCAACTTGATGAATGACCATGCCAGTCCTTTTTGAGCCATCTTCTTTGGCATATTCCACTTGTTTGCCTACCAGGCTGTCCACAACTTCACCTGGTTCCCGTTCTGCAGGAGGTGAATCATCTGTAACACAAAACCAGTGTACTTTGGTAGACATTAATGGAATTTTTCAATATGGAAGACAACTGCAGAGTCTTCTTTAAAATTCATACGAAACACTCAGAAGTTTTACACCCAGAGTATGtagaaaattagttttgttcAGACAACCACCTAATGATTGCCATGCTTCTATTAAGTACAGTTGcagaaaaattttcaaataatactgtcttcagttttattAAGACAAAAATAGTACCTTGGTAAGAGAAGTAAATCTTTTGATATGAAGGTTTACACACAAGTTACAGAAAATGTCTGTGGATAACAGAATTTAAGTCACCAGTAGAAAAACGCACTGGGTCTCCTTAGCAGAAAGGCAGCCAAACTAAACCTCCCTCTTTCACACACATTGTTCAAAGTTTCAGTGCATGCATGCCACTGCAACAAAAACATCCCTTCTAAAATGTTAGAAAGTGTGAACTCCTTATTACAAGGGGCTTTTGACTCTGTATTGGAATAATGCTGTTGGTAAAGTCTAAccatattattttcttgtctaGCAAAATCCAGCCAGAAATACCCTTATATTTTAGATGATGCCTATGCTAAATTTGGATAAAAAAAGGCGTGATTTGTAACATGCCAGTTGCCAAGGGGTTGGTTACAAGCCAATCGCAGAACAGATGTGATAAAAGGTAAAAGCACTGTACTGGAGAACTGGAAACTAACTACACCTTCTTtctcagcttcttttctttttgattagTTTAGATAAACTTGTGTTTTGTATTCCAGTGAGGAATTTTCTTAGTAATGATCACACCTGATGTGGCTTTTGTTCTGGAAATCCtaagcttttaaattaatgtctttGTTCCAAGTTTGCATTAAGAAGCCCTTACAGATTTcacccattttcttttcatttctgagttGTGAAAGAACTCctaaaggattaaaaaaaccaaaaaaccaaaaaccaacagGGAATTAATAGATTGGCTTGTACTTACACTTAAGATTCTTCCACAAACTTAAGAAGTTTctctttcaatttttgtttcagttcctCTATAAATGCACTGTCATACATAGTTATTATCCTCTTAGTATCAGTTTTATGTAAAGAGTCTTCCTTGGCAAAGATGCAAGTTAAAGtctttacatttgcatttagaAGGAATTGCAAAGTGTTGACAAAGTTTTAGTATCAGATCCAGCAATACATTTTGccctcaccaaaaaaaaacttaaaagaaattatgtaaATTTTGGTCTCCTAACATATGCAAAGCTTGCCTTTGAGAAGAGAGAGCTCCCTAGAAATTTTAGTTACAATACCATGGCAAGTTCCACCAAATCTGCAGACATACTTCCAAGTATTCTAAAATCTGATTTGAAAAGTACTACTCTTAACATTCAGTCATTGATTTAAGGACACAATTCAAAAGTTCTGGAAAGCATTCAGATTCAGGGAAGGCAGCAAATACttagaaatgttttggaaacagGTAAGCAGTAGATAGTTTCATGGTGAGCATGGAGCAAAAAATGCACTAAAACCAATGAGTtcttaaatggaaagaaagcatATAAGCTCTTTCCCTACCCTCATCCCCAAAGCTGGAAGACAGCAAAGCAGACTTAAAATACATCCTGAGTCCTTTTTAATAGTTAAGACGAAGAACAAATTATCTGAAGGTTCAACTCTGACAgagtttgctttatttctttaggAAGAGGAAGGTCACTTTTTTCCATTCACATTTGTGGCTCACTCTTTACAAGCAGCAGATGTATTGCTTTTTGTTagaatggggggaaaaaatatctaaacACAGATTATTACTTCAGACATTATGCAAATAAGTGCCACTTGTTTATTTAGCTAGCAGACTGTTATCAGTGCTACATCTGAAGGAAGAAGGTCTCAAACTCAACAAATTAACTGTAGCTAATACTTATGTAAAGCACTACGTAGCCAACCACTATGGTTATCTacttattaattttcttaaagcCCAGATTGCCTCTGTCAGAGAGGTGTGTTTTAGGTACACAGTAGAAATAAAAACGAAGTATTCtttacaaacttttttccctcttttttgtACTGGCTATCCAAATCTCTTGAACAATACTAATTCTGTGAAAATCCTTCTAAATTAATAGGAAAAGTCCCGACGACTTTCACTtcaagaagggaggaaaaaatatccctcctaatctgctgaaatatttttcttgctagTGTGTTGCAACATGTGAGAGAAAACGGATTTTCAAAAGATTAGTACCTCTTTCCCCCAAGAAACTACTCAAAAGTTTTTCACACTGAAGACACCTACACCAAGGAAATTAATCTGACTATATTAGTTGTTCCCAAAATATTATTCCCACAAAAACTGCTTCAGAAACACAAATCAAGAGCCATCTCAACAAGGTGTAATACTTCTATAAGAAAACAACAGTGGAAAACTTCTGGTTTGtcagtttccattaaaaaaaagtcaagcatAAACTCTTTCACAGTagtatgtatgtattttcagcagaattaggaataattacagaaaatgctttCCCTGCATATGTCACTGCtgataaaagtaaaatatttcagcagttaACACAGATGTTCTTTGTTGTGCTATAACCTTTGTTAGTtgtgacacttaaaaaaataaaattaaagggAGTAACAAACAAGGTCTTTGTTTGTCAACTCACACAGCCAAACGTTAATATAAAAAGCTGCCACTTTCCAGAACAAAACAGTAACTGGCCTACTTACTTGAATCGGGCATAATGCGAAGGTCACCTTCTTTATAATCATCTAAGAGTTGGTACATATACAAGACGGGATCTTTCTCGTAGGTAATATAAAACCATGTGTTCATAATAGGAGCTCGAGCCAAAACCATCCCCCTCCATTCATCTTTTGAGCCATCCTCTGTCTCAAACATATGTTCCACAGCTTTACCAATCATTGTGTCTGCCAGGTGGGCATCACTAATTCGAGATGAAGCTGAAATGACAGCATTTCGTAAGTTCATTCAAAAGCACAGATGTatgtttttgtgaaaaataatcCTTACCCCGATTCATAAACAAATTTGATTGGAAGTTAGTCAATTCGTatacaaaacaaacactgtCCATTCCAGAGAGTTTACtactgaagaactgcagaactTCAGAATGTTGTTAAAGTAACAATACATCATCATACTCCCCATACTCCCAAGGTAAAGGGAGATCAAATCGAGGCCACAGCAGTGAAGACTCTTTCTGTTTTAACTAGATGCTGGacggggagaggagggcagaggagaagaggaagagaggctAATCACAGAACAATTCTATGAAATTATTAATGAAACTTTGGGGTTTGGTTCCCCCTAACGCCACACTAGAGACTGCCACATTGCTTTGCAGTCAGAAGAAGCAACAGCTTATTCTGTTTATAAACTAGTAATTACTTGGGTAAATATTAAACTTTGCAGTttgaaaaacctgcagcttaACAATCCAGTGCtaattctgaaaatcaaaaaaCCTTGTTACTAAATCAAGTTACGTCACTTAGAAAATGCCTTTCCCCCCCACTATTAAAAGTACTTAGGGGAAATACACGAGGCAAAATGTGACATTATTACTGTCAGACACACATAACAGACAACACAGCCAAGATGGCTTAGAGtttacattttaacagaaatatcaATGTTAACTTTACATATGGTTCTTAGGGATAAGAGTCTAAACAAACACTACAGAATGTACTGCATACTACTTAAGACAGAAGACAGCACTGCACTCACTGGTATCAAATCTTTGTGGAatcaagaaaatttaaatagagCATTTAGATTACCTGCCacatgacaaaaatgaaattgacTAGTAACATTTAAGTGGTCAGATGTTATCTTGGGGGAAGTCTGAAGAGATTAGTGGAGAACATTTAATAGTAAATGTCAGCTTATATGAATTTAggagaaaaccccaaaacacttaCCAACTCTGTCTGGAAGAACTTCAAGTGCTGAAACTCTTTCATCTTTGTGCAGTTCTAGTCCATACACACAGTCAAATCCATCATACTTTATAAGATAGAGAGAGGGATTTACAGGAACTTGATCAAGAACTGTACCCTTCCATTGTGTTACAGGTCCACTCCCTTCTTTCCATCCATGCTGTATTCTGCAGCCTACAATATTTCTTCGTGGCTGAGAAATAGGTTTGCTTGGTCCCACATTGTTTCTATGCTTTCTGTACACAGATACAAACATAATATTAAACAAGTACACATGTATTCTATATTCTACTCCAGACAAGAGCTGTATGTTTTAAGATGGCAATATATTTTATAGCTTAGTGCACCTTATTCAAATTAGGGTATAAAGCACATTACACTGtattggaaaaaagaaaaacacactgaGAACTAGTAAACATTTTGTACATGCTTTATAAGGTCAGTTTCCTAATAGCAGTTTCTAAAACTAGTTTGCTTAAGCCAAAAGAACTCTTTTAGCCCTTGCTACACTAAATGTCAAAAGTAAAACTCACCTGATCAGGTCTCAAAGCACAAGGTTACCTGGCAGTATTATAACTTTACTACCTTGTTGCTCTCTGCAGAACAGTAAACAGAACTCCTGTCCCAGGAGGAAGTCGTCAGTGGAAACATTACCAGTGGCTGACTAAAATTCTTCCAAGGCATTTGTTTTCCAACCTGTGTTTTCACCTGAAGGAAATTTAGCTTCCTTCTccatttacagatatttttgactccaagtatttttaaagacacatgGTAGCAACAACACTTCTCTAGCATTCCTTTTCAgtagagcaaaagaaaaatcatatgTAATGGTAATGGCAACAGAAGGGATACTTCTTAATGtggaaaacagattaaatatacttttttgtCCTTCTTCTATTTTCACGGAAGTTGCACGGTAATTCCCTCTGGTGAATAACAGTTGTTTTCTGATCAACAGTCATGTAAACTATTTGACAGATTCAAATCACTGAAAGTGTTATACAAGTTTTGTTCCACCCAGTTATTAAAATGATGAATTGACAATTTTGAATATAAATGGAAGAAACTAAGGAACATTATGACAGTATACTGATGATAAGAAATGAATATTATATCTATTTTAGCATGTTACAATGCACATATTCATtcctaaaaaaattatttagaggGTTCCCTGATCAAGATTCCCATGAATGTCAACTAGTTGTAAAATAGATTCTTAGGTTACTACTTGTAGCACACTTCATTTAAATGGCAGTAAAATATGCACACCACTAGCATGCTTAAAAACGTCATCTAAAAGAGAGTATCAGTTGCAGAAAACAATACTCTTCCTTAGAGACAGTGACCAAAGAGAAACGTCTCCAGGAACGATGAATGCTCTCAGAGAAGTCCCTATATGatacaaaaaagacaaataacaaCCACACCACTGAAATCCTGGAAGCAGTCTTTCAGAATAATGCACTCACTACATGACATTGGAATGCTTAATGCTGAAGATATAATCATCACTATTAAAAACAAGATGTACGATTCCTTCAGCAGCTTGTCCCACCTCCAGACTTTCATTCACCATGAAGACCTTAGCAGGGAGTTTTGTCAAATTTCACTTTTGTTATCATTTGAGCTTTTCAGCAAGATCAAACTGCAGTTTTTGTATTCCTAACTTTGATAGCACAGACTATTATAGGAACTCCAACCTCTTCCAGTTAAGAGACACTCTCTCACAAAGCTGGTTCTTATTTTATGCAGAAACTAGAATGCATTTTCAAACTCTAGTTCTTGCTCAAGtatgtttggttggtttttttttaaattgtaatagTCTCAGTAATAGTTTAGTATTACAAAATGAGATCAGAGATCTCGTTCTCGGCACAATAAAAGTGAGTTTGTTTTGCatgcaattaatttatttcGTTCTAATGAATCATAGTTCCGTTctaaagcagaataaaaccaaCTGAAGATAAAAAAGTTAACATAGATAAAACTGTCAGTTTTAAGTAGTTTGTCTATGCTGCTAATCATCTCATCactgaaaaaggtaaaaataacaCTATTCATGTTCAACCTCAGTCAATTTCACTTTCTGCTTATAAAGCATAATCCACTTTAATGTTTAAATTGGAACAATTAAGTGAAAAGTTtcacacttattttaaaaaagatgatgGAAAAAGACTACAAAACTGAGTTCAAACTGGTAACTACCTTCAAAATGCCTCAGAGAGCAAAAAGCATTACAAATTTAATTACAAGTCAAGTACCCGCCAGGTGTACTTGCAGCTCAAATTTTTGTTTGAAGGTTGTACTACTGAAGAGCTCATTTGCAGTGGTTCATACTGtaagaaatgagatttttcaaacTAGTAAATTACCGAGGAAAACCTACTTCTTGCATCTGAACATGTGGCAAAAAAGCAAGCATAGGTTTCTACCAATAAATAACAGCTATGAATATAATTCGATGTAAGACAACCAAGTAACCAACTCaaacctctcctctcctcaaCAGTGTATTAGTTCCATGACACACCAAGTAATACAAATGTACATAACCTTCTATGATATATCCAGAAGGCccaacacaattttttttccttccgttTCATTAGAATTATCTTTAACATTCCACAAAGATTTGCTCTTGAAGACTGGATAACAATTTTCCTAGACACATACAACATGGAGCCAGGAAACCCAGAAAATAACAAGTCCTGGAAATAGCTCTTGACACATCAGACACATCCTCATTGTAAACGGCCCTTCAGTCCCCTAAAGTTTCAGATCCTCTTCCTTATCTTGAAGGCAGTAAGCTGGTAAGTAAAACCTAGTTATGTGAACAGGTTTCATTATCAGAACCAGATACTTTAGAAACTTTCTAAAGACTACgcaggcagaaagaaatctgCCCAGATTTTAAAGTTGTATTTATATGGTCCTCACACAAACTTTTATTTGGCAGCTGCTACCAGGGAAACCAAAGTAGTGCAGAACTGCACAGGACTGGTAGCAGAAAAATCAACCGTTACCTCAGGGTTGTGCCTAAAAGACAAACTAGCATTTATAAAAAGGAGAATGGCAATTCCCAATAACCTATCAAGTACAGTTACCCATTTAGGTttggttgtttgcttttttttctgatcatcTCATCTCAGAAAAACACCACAGGGTAGAActaaggaaaaacacagaagggTGAAAGAAAACCATACCCCTCAGATGTGCAAAAAAGGCACAACTgtgaaaaacaggaaggaaaactaTAAAACAGTATAAATGCAGTATAGCAGCAATGGTCAGTACAATTTCAAGTCTTTCATGGTGCTAAGCAGAAAGGTTATTAAAAATAGGACCCAAAACTTATTACAATTGTGATCTTATTACAGACTATCATTAATGGCAGAATGGTGATGAGAGAATTGTTATTAACTACTTTTCACAACATTCAACTTAGGCACATTAGTTGAGGCAAAAGTTTTACATTACTTTCTGCACTCCCTCAAAAGCCATCATTCAGTTGTGAATTTCATCTTCAGATGCTGCAGGAACCAAGATTACAAGTTAGCTTAAAGTGGGatcagaatttcaaaatatttaagttcaCTTGTAGTTAAATTGCAGGTATAACCTGTGCCTCAAAGCCCTTGAATTGCCAGCTATAAGAAATCTGGAAAGCGTATGAAGAAAGGATTGTTTTATACTATTTCTTGTACTCTTTCCTTATGCACCAAGGGTGGAAAGAATGAGATCTAGGAGATTACTGACTGATCTGATGCCAGTGAGGTCAGTTTCATATTGGCAGTGATCACCGCTACCCATTGACAGAGCACTTGGAAGAACTGTTTCCAAAAGTTAACTACCATTTAGTAAAGAAGAGTTCAGAAGACTCATCCAC
The nucleotide sequence above comes from Gymnogyps californianus isolate 813 chromosome Z, ASM1813914v2, whole genome shotgun sequence. Encoded proteins:
- the SPIN1 gene encoding spindlin-1, yielding MKTPFGKSPGQRSRADAGHAGVSASMMKKRTSHKKHRNNVGPSKPISQPRRNIVGCRIQHGWKEGSGPVTQWKGTVLDQVPVNPSLYLIKYDGFDCVYGLELHKDERVSALEVLPDRVASSRISDAHLADTMIGKAVEHMFETEDGSKDEWRGMVLARAPIMNTWFYITYEKDPVLYMYQLLDDYKEGDLRIMPDSNDSPPAEREPGEVVDSLVGKQVEYAKEDGSKRTGMVIHQVEAKPSVYFIKFDDDFHIYVYDLVKTS